Within Xanthomonas oryzae pv. oryzae, the genomic segment TCCGGTCGGGACGAACCAAGGGCGATGCACACAACGAGTGAACTGACGAATACGGACTCGACGGCCATGGGCCGTAATGCGCGTCGCGAATGTTCAGGTGGCCGGATCGCGACCGAGTATGCGCCGCAGCGTGCATGGCTACCAGCGCTGCGGCTTTGGCGCGTCGTTCAGTTGTGGCATGACAGCCTGCGGCCCACGTGATCCGGTCGACCAGGAGTCTCCATGTCTCACCATGCTGCGCAAAAATATGCCGCGATGCTCGCCACGCTGCTGCTGACCAGCCAAGCGTTTGCAGCAGATCCCACGCCTGAACTCAAGCAGCGCCCGCCAGGTACTGCTCAAGCGGTCGGCGCCGTGCACACCTTGCGTCAGATCCCGGAAGCCTGCGCACGCCTTGAAGGCGTGTTTACAGGAAATGCTGCGCAGCCGTACACCTTGTCGGTGGTCCGCAGCAGCCCCACCTGCCAACCACGTGCACGCTTCGTGGATTTCGCAAAGGCCGCGCCCAGTGTCGCTTCGGGCTGGATCTTCAACGATGTGATCCGTGTGCCAAGCGCCGCCTGCCCGGCGCAGCAAGCGGTCGTGCGCGTGTGGCGCAAGCCGGTGGATGCGAAGCCGCAGCTCGATGGCCAGGGCCAGTCGCGCATCTATCTGGAGGAGGCCAAACAGCAAGCAGCTGCCGGCAAGATTCCGCAGGTGCCGATGTTCGCTGCGCAGATGACGGTGGAAGGAAAGGGCTGTCAGTGACAGGTGTGGCGTAGCGCGTGTGCGCTGCCCAGCTTGATGAAAGAACCGAAGGGCGCATCCTTGCCTTGATGAAGGAGCTTGGGATCCACTATGGCTGTATGGATTTGATCGTCACGCCGCACGATGAGCTTTATTTCTCCTGATTAGCACGCACTTTCAGCGGTGAACATGGTGACATCACGCAGGGCCCGCTCGGACCACGGCTTGCTGGCGGCTGCGGCGGCCAGCAAGCTGGGCACCAGCCGGGTCAGATCGAAACGGCGGTTGAACCGCCACATCGTCTCTGCCAGGTAGCGCTGGGCGTATTTGGCGAATTTGAAGGCGTGATAGGCACCGTCCAGCGAACGCTTTAGGTTGGACAACACCACGTTGACCCAGCGTGCGTTCTCTGCCTCGCAGCGACTTCGACCGCTGCCTTCGATCACCGTGTGCGCGTGCTCGGCTTCCAGTGCTCGAAACGCACCGAGTCCATCACTGTAGACATCTGCTCCAGGATGCAGGCGTTGCCCGATCCATTCCGACAGCGCCGCCTTGGTGAAGCCTGGGACCGGATCCATCACCGCGCGCAATGGACGACCGTCTTCAGTGGTCTCCACGGCGATCACGAAAGGGCGCTTGTTCTCCGAGCCGCGCCCGGCCTTGCCACCGTTGCGTTCTCCGCCCAGGTAGGCATCGTCCAGTTGCACGATCCCGCCCAACTTGCGGTTCGCCTCGCGTTGGGTCATGGCCTGCATCAGCTTGTGCTTCATTGGCCACGCTGTCGGGTAGCTCACTCCCAGGTGTCGCATCAACTCCAGCGCCGACAGGTTCGTCTTGCTCTGGCCCAGCAGATACATGCCAAGCAGCCAGGTGCGTAGCGGCAGCTTGCTGTTGTCCATCACCGTGCCCGAGCGCAGGCTGGTCTGGCGATAGCAGGCCGTGCACTGCCAGTACGTGGTGCCGTGACGCTGGAATCGACTGTGCGCGGTAGCGGCGCAACGCGGACAAACAAAGCCCTGTGGCCAGCGCGAGATCTCCAACGCCTGCTCGCACTGCTGCGCGTTGCCATAGCGCTTGAGGAACGCCGGCAACGACAGCCCGGCTTGGAACTGCACACGATTCATGGCCATGATCTGGTCTCGGTGGAGCGACGGTCCTACCATCGACCGGTCGGCTCTCACTGGCTGCGACTGTGCTGAAAGATCGTGCTAATCAGGTCGATTGATGGGCTGAGCGCACGTTCTGCGGGTGCACCCGCGCGGCCATGGGCTCCACGCTCTTGCGCCCTCCAGGCAGTAGCAACCCCTTCAGGTACCAGTGTGCGGGCTGTTTGCGATCCGCATGGGACAGGGCGGCAGCAACTACTTCCCCGTACTGTTCAAAACGCACTTCCAGTGTCCTATTCAACACAGCTCTCCCGCGCGGCCTGAAGGTCTTCCAATAGTGGCACAAAGGTACGATTATTTGTAACACAGTGGAACTAGATAACATTCTTGTTCGGCGGATTACGTCAGCGCCCCCCCTGCTCGGCAATCAGGAGGTTCCCCCATGCAACGTGGCTCAACAGGCAGCCGCCTCCTAAGTGGCAGTTACCTGCGTCATGGAGCACTGCAGTCGAAGATTCGGGAGACGGCTCAGCGCCGGCTAATGTGGGCGTCCTGGCACAGATGCGCTACCGAGTGCGCCCGCACTGGGGCAACTCACCCCTCCCACGCCGGCAACTTCTTCGCCACCGCCACATTCTTCAACGTCACATACGTCGGCAAACCATCGCTGCCGTAGGCCAGCGGCGCTTCGCCTTTGATCAACGGGGCGAAGTAGCGGCGGGCGCGCTCGGTGATGCCGAAGCCGTCCTTGCGCAGGAAACTGGGCGGCATTTTCTTTTCGTGGTTGGCCACCTTGTGCAGGGGCGCGGGTACGATCTTCCAGCGGTAGGGGGTGTCGCTGACGCGTTCGATCACCGGGATCACCGCGTTCATGCCCTTGAGGGCGTACTGCACGGCGGCCTTGCCGACGGCTTGGGCCTGTTCCCAGTCGGTCTTCGATGCGAGGTGGCGTGCGGAGCGTTGCAGGTAATCGGGCAAGGTCCAGTGCACCTTGTAGCCGAGTTCCTGCTTGACCTGTGCGGCCAGGAACGCGGCCACGCCGCCGAGCTGCGCGTGGCCGAAGGAATCCGCCGCGCCGCCGGCATCGGCGACGAACTTGCCGTGCGCGTTCTGGATGCCTTCGCTGGCTACCACGACGCACCAGCCGACTTTGTCCACTACCTGCTTTACCTTTGCCAGAAACGCGGTCTGGTCGTAGGCGCGTTCGGGCAGCAGGATGATCTGCGGTGCGTCGTCGGGGCCCTGCCCGGCAAGGCCTGCGGCTGCGGCCAGCCAGCCGGCGTGGCGGCCCATGGCTTCATAGATGAAGACCTTGGTGGAGGTGTCGGCCATGGCGGCGACGTCCAAGGCGGCCTCGCGGACCGAGACGGCGGTGTACTTGGCCGCCGAGCCGAAGCCGGGGCAGGTGTCGGTCACCGCCAGGTCGTTATCGATGGTCTTGGGTACGCCGATGCAGTGCAGTGGGTAGCCATAGGCTTTTGCGAGTTGCGAGACCTTCCACGCGGTGTCGGCCGAATCATTGCCGCCGTTGTAGAGAAACCAGCGCACATCGTGCGCGCGCAGCACATCGAGCAGGCGCTCGTACTTGGCGCTGTCCTCTTCCAACGATTTGAGCTTGTAGCGGCACGAGCCGAACGCGCCGCCGGGTGTCTGCGCCAATGCGGCAATGGCTGCGGCGGATTCTTTGGATGTGTCGATCAAGTCCTCGCGCAAGGCGCCCAGGATGCCGTTGCGTGCAGCCAGTACCTTGATCTTGCGTGCGCGCGCTTCGGCGATGACACCGGCGGCGGTGGCGTTGATGACGGCGGTAACGCCGCCGGATTGGGCATACAACACGTTGCCAGTGGTCATAAGGGGACGGGCTCCTCACATGGGAAGATGGTGCACGGGACAGTGCCGGGACATTCCCCGGATGCGGTAAGCTGCACTACCACACGGTCAGCGCTGGCGAAGGCTTGAGTCTAACGCCGCCAACCGCAACGCGTTTTTATTCGAAAGTGGAGTCCACTGATGCGATTGGTTCTGTTGGGACCGCCCGGTTCGGGCAAGGGCACCCAGGCGACACGTCTCAAAGACACGTTTGAGATCCCGCATATTTCTACCGGTGATCTGTTACGCGCCGAAGTGGCCGCCGGCTCGCCGCTGGGTCTGAAGGCCAAGGAAGTGATGGCACGCGGCGACTTGGTGTCCGACGACATCCTGCTCGGCATGCTCGAGGCGCGACTCGGCCAAGCCGATGTGGCCAAGGGTTTCATCCTGGATGGCTATCCGCGCAACGTAGCGCAGGCCAATGCGCTGTGTGCGCTGCTCAGCAAGATCGGTCAGCCGCTGGATGCCGTGGTGCAGTTGGATGTGGCCAGCGAGTTGCTGGTCGAGCGCATCGCCGGTCGCGCCAAGGCCGAAGGCCGCGAAGACGACAACCCGGAATCGGTGCGCAAGCGTCTGCAGGTCTATACCGATTCCACCGCGCCGGTGATCGGCTTCTACGAGCAGCGCGGCAAATTGACGCGTGTGGATGGCGTGGGTTCGCTGGACGAAGTGCTGGAGCGCATCCGCAAGGCGCTCGGCCGCTGAGTCGGCAGGGACCGGGTGCACGTCCCGGTTGTTGGCGGTCGCGGCGTCTGGCCGCGCCGTGTTCTTGTAGGGATCGCCCGAAACGGGATTGCCCAACAGAAAAACCCCGGACGTACAAGACGTCCGGGGCAGAACAACGCCAGTAGTAGGCTTGCTCAGAGCCTCAACAGCATGAACTCCCTGGGGATTTGGCCTCTTGGGGAGTAGGACCAAAGGGATACTGCGACTAGCGTTCAGTATGGTGATGGGTGTGACGTGGTTCGCATATCGGAAAATTCCCGATAGTAGGGTAGGGTTTTCCTGACGCCTGGGCTTGCGTTGGATTGAAATGTCCCGCAACTCCGGCGATCGGCGACAATGGACGGCATGACCAAACTCCACATTCTCGGCATCGCCGGAACTTTCATGGGCGGTGTGGCCGCCCTGGCGCGTGAGCTGGGCTGGCAGGTGGAAGGCAGCGACCAAGCCATCTATCCGCCGATGTCCACACAGCTGGAAACGCTAGGCATTGCGCTGGCGCAGGGCTATGCGCCGTCCAATATTTCGCCGGACGCGACCGATGTCGTCGTCGGCAACGCCTTGTCGCGCGGCAATCCGGCAGTGGAAGCGGTGCTGGATGCCGGCCGCCGCTACACCTCGGGCGCGCAATGGTTGGCCGAGCAAGTGCTGCCTGGCCGCGACACGCTGGCGGTCGCCGGCACTCATGGCAAGACCACCACCACCACCATCCTGAGCTACCTGTTGGAGGCTGCCGGTCGTGCGCCGGGGTTTTTGATCGGTGGCGTGGCCGCAGACTTCGGCGTGTCGGCGCGGCTGGGCCAGGGGCGCGAATTCGTGGTGGAAGCCGACGAGTACGACACCGCGTTTTTCGACAAGCGCAGCAAGTTCGTGCATTACCGGCCGTTGGTGGCGATCCTCAACAACCTGGAATACGACCACGCCGATATCTTCCCGGATGTGGCCGCGATCCAGCGCCAGTTCCACCATCTGGTGCGCACGGTGCCGGCACGCGGGCGGCTGATCGTCAATGGCGAAGACGCGCACCTGGCCGAGGTGCTGGCGATGGGCTGCTGGACGTCGGTGGAGCAATTCGGGTTCGATGCCTCGCTGGACTGGAGCGCGCGGTTGATTGCGGCTGATGGCAGCGCCTTTGCGGTGCTGCACCGTGGCGCGGAGGTTGGTCACGTGCAGTGGCTGTTGCTTGGGCGGCACAACGTGCTGAACGGGTTGGCGGCGCTGGCGGCGGTACACGCAGTTGGCGTAGATCCAGCAACGGTGATGCCGGCTTTGGCGCACTTCCAGAGCGTCAAGCGGCGGCTGGAAGTCATTGGGAGCGCGCGCGGAATCACCGTCTACGACGACTTTGCACACCATCCCACCGCGATCGCGACCACGTTGCAGGGCTTGCGTGCGAGAGTCGGTGCAGCGCGTGTGGTGGTGGCGATGGAGCCGCGCAGCAATTCGATGCGACTGGGCGCGCATGCGCAGGCGTTGGCGCCGTCGCTGCACGATGCCGATGCGGTGGTGTTTCTGCATCGGCCGGAACTGGCCTGGGATGCGGCGCCGATCATTGCGCAAGTGCGTGGCGAGGCGCGCGTGGCACAGGACGTTGCTATCTTGTTACGCACGCTGGGTGAGATCGCGCAGCCGGGCGACCACGTGGTGTTCATGTCCAACGGCGGCTTCGACGGTGCGCCGCGTCGTTTCCTGGCGCAGCTGTCGTGATGGCGCCGCTCATGCACGCCGCCGAGACCAGCGCCTTGCCGCTGTTTCCGTTGCACAACGTGTTGCTGCCAGGCGCGGCAATGGGGTTGCGTGTGTTCGAGCGCCGCTACCTGGATCTGGTACGCGAGAGCGGCCGCAATGGCACCAGCTTCGGTGTGTGCCTGATTCTGGACGGCACCGAGGTCGGCGCGCCGGCCATGCCGGCTGCCTTCGGTACCGAAGTGCGTATTGAAGATTTCGATGTCGGGGCCGACGGTGTGCTGGTACTGCGCTTGCGCGGTACACGGCGCTTCCATGTGCAGCGCTCGCGCATCCGCGACAATGGTCTGGTGGTTGGCGAGGTGAACTGGTGCGAGCCCGACAGCGACGACGAATTGCGCCCCGAACACAGCCTGCTGGCCACGGTGCTCGAGCGCATGCTCGAACAGGTGGGGGGGCAATTCGCCTCGGTGGGGCCGGGTTTGCTGGATCAAGCCGCCTGGGTGGGCTGGCGGTTGGCCGAGCTGTTGCCGCTCACCGAACAGCAGCGTCTGTCGCTGTTGCAGCAGGACGACCCGCATCAGCGGTTGAACCAATTGCTTGCGTGGATGCAGTAACGCGCTGAGGGATTGACGCAGGTGGCCCATCACCGCACTTGCACCGCCGCAACGGTATACTCGCCACTCTTGAGTGCGCTGCCGATCACATCCACGCACCGGATGGGCGCAATGGCCGCACTCCCTCTCGACCCGCGGAGTGAGCTTTGATCGTCGATCCCAGACCGCGTGTGGCGGATGTGTTCAACCAGGTCTGGCGATGCCTGGCGGTGCTGTTCGTGTGGGATGTCTTGATCACGATCATTTACTACGTGCTGCCGTTCCGTGCGCCCGCGTTGCCGCTGACCATCTTCGGTTCGGCGCTGGCGTTATTCCTGGGTTTTCGGGCCAATTCGACCTATCAACGTTGGTGGGAAGGGCGCGTACTGTGGGGCCAGATGATCAACGCATCGCGCAATCTGGTGCGTTTGAGCGTGAGCATGTTGTCTGCGCCGGACACTGCGGCGTTGGGGCGCG encodes:
- a CDS encoding 6-phosphofructokinase, which encodes MTTGNVLYAQSGGVTAVINATAAGVIAEARARKIKVLAARNGILGALREDLIDTSKESAAAIAALAQTPGGAFGSCRYKLKSLEEDSAKYERLLDVLRAHDVRWFLYNGGNDSADTAWKVSQLAKAYGYPLHCIGVPKTIDNDLAVTDTCPGFGSAAKYTAVSVREAALDVAAMADTSTKVFIYEAMGRHAGWLAAAAGLAGQGPDDAPQIILLPERAYDQTAFLAKVKQVVDKVGWCVVVASEGIQNAHGKFVADAGGAADSFGHAQLGGVAAFLAAQVKQELGYKVHWTLPDYLQRSARHLASKTDWEQAQAVGKAAVQYALKGMNAVIPVIERVSDTPYRWKIVPAPLHKVANHEKKMPPSFLRKDGFGITERARRYFAPLIKGEAPLAYGSDGLPTYVTLKNVAVAKKLPAWEG
- a CDS encoding LON peptidase substrate-binding domain-containing protein, which encodes MAPLMHAAETSALPLFPLHNVLLPGAAMGLRVFERRYLDLVRESGRNGTSFGVCLILDGTEVGAPAMPAAFGTEVRIEDFDVGADGVLVLRLRGTRRFHVQRSRIRDNGLVVGEVNWCEPDSDDELRPEHSLLATVLERMLEQVGGQFASVGPGLLDQAAWVGWRLAELLPLTEQQRLSLLQQDDPHQRLNQLLAWMQ
- a CDS encoding adenylate kinase; translated protein: MRLVLLGPPGSGKGTQATRLKDTFEIPHISTGDLLRAEVAAGSPLGLKAKEVMARGDLVSDDILLGMLEARLGQADVAKGFILDGYPRNVAQANALCALLSKIGQPLDAVVQLDVASELLVERIAGRAKAEGREDDNPESVRKRLQVYTDSTAPVIGFYEQRGKLTRVDGVGSLDEVLERIRKALGR
- a CDS encoding IS1595-like element ISXo5 family transposase, which gives rise to MAMNRVQFQAGLSLPAFLKRYGNAQQCEQALEISRWPQGFVCPRCAATAHSRFQRHGTTYWQCTACYRQTSLRSGTVMDNSKLPLRTWLLGMYLLGQSKTNLSALELMRHLGVSYPTAWPMKHKLMQAMTQREANRKLGGIVQLDDAYLGGERNGGKAGRGSENKRPFVIAVETTEDGRPLRAVMDPVPGFTKAALSEWIGQRLHPGADVYSDGLGAFRALEAEHAHTVIEGSGRSRCEAENARWVNVVLSNLKRSLDGAYHAFKFAKYAQRYLAETMWRFNRRFDLTRLVPSLLAAAAASKPWSERALRDVTMFTAESAC
- the mpl gene encoding UDP-N-acetylmuramate:L-alanyl-gamma-D-glutamyl-meso-diaminopimelate ligase translates to MDGMTKLHILGIAGTFMGGVAALARELGWQVEGSDQAIYPPMSTQLETLGIALAQGYAPSNISPDATDVVVGNALSRGNPAVEAVLDAGRRYTSGAQWLAEQVLPGRDTLAVAGTHGKTTTTTILSYLLEAAGRAPGFLIGGVAADFGVSARLGQGREFVVEADEYDTAFFDKRSKFVHYRPLVAILNNLEYDHADIFPDVAAIQRQFHHLVRTVPARGRLIVNGEDAHLAEVLAMGCWTSVEQFGFDASLDWSARLIAADGSAFAVLHRGAEVGHVQWLLLGRHNVLNGLAALAAVHAVGVDPATVMPALAHFQSVKRRLEVIGSARGITVYDDFAHHPTAIATTLQGLRARVGAARVVVAMEPRSNSMRLGAHAQALAPSLHDADAVVFLHRPELAWDAAPIIAQVRGEARVAQDVAILLRTLGEIAQPGDHVVFMSNGGFDGAPRRFLAQLS